Within Conger conger chromosome 3, fConCon1.1, whole genome shotgun sequence, the genomic segment AAGTATGATGCATAGACAATATTACAAATACTCAATAAGAGAGAATttagaaaatacagtatgtgtgtttgtgtaaaataatttaagaaaattGAGTAGAATATTGTCAGGCCATTTTGTGAATAGCATGCAGTCATATTTATATGCAGTTCCTGTACAGTTCTGCAAAACAACAAGTAACGCTACTCCATCGGTACAGATTACTGTCTCACACTACTTGTGCTGTAGGTATGTGCACATCTAGTCATACAGTatcacatgtaatgtaaaagccaaATCTCACTTGAATTTATGACTTCAGCTTCTGATAATTTATTAATATAGATCTGCTGGCATGAACTAAAGTATGGCCACTTGATATGTAAGACAGCTGTGATGTGACAGTCCCTCATTGTGAAAATACAATAGCTCTTGAGAGAAAGGTATGAAGAGAGTGCAAAATTTTCTGACCGCCAAAAAGTTTTTCTCCCTACTGTGGTGAATATGATGCTCTATATGAAAGCAAACTGCTCTTATTCTCATTAATAAAATGACAtaagttaaaataataattgcatgacattaatagcatttggctgatgctcttatccagagcgacgtaaagttgattagaataagcaggagacaatcctcccctggagctatgagagggttaagggccttgctcaagggcccaatggctgtgcagatcttattgtggctacattggggatcaaaccaccgaccttgcatgtcccggacatgtaccttaactactatgctacaggccacccctacaataatagcaataataataataataataataataataataataataataataaaaagaagaggaaatatttcttacatatttcattccaCATCATTAAAGTAGTTGTATTAGttgaacaattattttcagACTCTAgttgtttatatttattcataatttgtTGTTACATGTATTGTAATTTGTTGTAGCATATATTTCAGTAACTTTTGACTTGCTGCTGCCTGTTTTGGCCAGGTCGCTCTTGAAAAAGTGATTCTTAATCTCAATGAGcctatcctggttaaataaattaaataaatgaatcataaatgaattaattaataattttacTCAAACAGGGGCTGCATCAAATAACCAAGTGTCTTTATCGGGCGAACAGgtacaaatattatatttcatatttttaataaactcAAGCAATTTCTGTGTTGAATATCCTGGTAAAATGATCATCGGAATGAGGAGTAACCGTATGTGTTGTCTCATGTTTCCttttagcatcaagatgaagcgatgaattacgctgctttgactttcaccaccaagaaacccaaagtgaggaggaataaaaaggaggtggagagagaaatgGTTTATTCAGGTGTGAGATTTAAAGACCATGAGTGAAGCTTTCTATCAAAATCTTCAACATTTTCTCTTTTGCTTTggcttatacactcagtgagcattttattcggtatttatgaGACTGCTTTTTTAGACtgattaggtcttctgctgctgtagcctatccacttataggtttgagGCATcgtgtgctcttctgcataccactgttgtaatgtgtggttatttgcgttactgtcaccttccggtcagctttgtccagtcaGGCCCTTCTCTTCTAAactcctcattaacaaggcattgctgcccgcagaactactgctctctggatgttttttatttgtcgcaccattctctgcaaactctacagactgttgtgcgtgaaactcccagatcagcagttcctgagatactcaaagcaccctatctggcaccaacaatcattccacggtcaaagtcacattttttccccattctgatgttgtTATGCTGGGgtgaacagaggaaccaaaagcagacagtggtgcagaaaaatggcagatttaatttcaaaaggggcagacagagcggagtcaaaaaacaggccagggtcaaaaagtCCAAGAAGGTagaggtacaaatatccaacaagcaaagaagagtccagggaagcaggcaggggaaCCGGAAATACTGGGaaaaaaacaagggcaaggactcgggaacaaggaggctagaaccgggggaAGGAATACAGGGCTTGGGCTCaagacaggacaagacgaactagcagcgtgcaactgaaaaggacaggtataaatacataggggaatgagacaaactaggcgggccatgggagtgagggcggtctaacaaataaacatgaggtgagacacatgaaagggtaataggacaataatgagggggaaatgaaaacgtggactggattcacaaagacacacatgtaatacaaacggctccagactagagagtagacaattgcagagaatcaggagatgcagagatacagagagacaggtgcgaatacttcgctgaaactaagcaagtaatcagtgatagaaaaGGGAGGCgaagttacagaacagaattgaaactggagatgttttagtaagttagttaagtgatttaaattacaaataccgaAAACTAGTGAAtgctagtttgttagtttgacaaacatattagtgtgttagtataattagtactgtacaaattctatgtgagttgggattagtatattagtgctatgtacaaacatgaaatggagagaaagcaggaagtaaagaatacaagattggaaggaagactgaaccccggaactaccttaaacacccgaatagtggggcactcagacaagggagtgactgggcgaGTAAACATTCAGagtcagacatcacaggggaagacgagtgcaaagacgaatgactataaacagaacaccagatatgaaatatgaaaaataataaattacaagaataatgatgataaacaaagatgaactaacacaggacagaacacaggaacataacagatgGTGAAAGTGACTGATtttactgaagctcctgacctgtatctacatgattgtatgcattgctctactgccacacaattggctgtttagataatcacacaaataagtaggtgttcctaatacagtgctcagtgagtgtatgtggctGTAAATGACTCAAAATCATgggattttccttttttaatgcaTAAATCGCACTGACCAAAGGTCAGTATTACACCCTgtaattaaaacacatttgttgccTTTCTGTATGCGCTGAATGTCATGTGAGCTTCTTCCCAAATGTGAGTAGTTCACAGTGTTGCCACTGGGAGGCAGAACAGTATGGTAATGATATTAAAGTGAAAGTTATGTAATTGCATCTGTATTATTGTGATGATAAATTATGATATTAAGATAAAAAATGTTCAAGAATCACCACATAATTCttatgtaatatatttaatttcagcTTATGTGCACATTTTTCGGTGATTGTTTCTGTAAATATTAGTAAATAAATTGTATGATTATGTATTTTACACTGTGGTAATAACACTTTTTCGATGTTGCCTTGTATTTTTGACATCTAATATCAGCCTGCTATGGTGTGCAGGAGTGAGTGCATGCGTGagggggaagtgtgtgtgtgtgtatgtttgtgtatgtgtatgtgtgtgtatgtgtgtatgtgtgtgtgtgtgtgtgtgtctatgtgtgtgtgtatgtgtatgtgtatatgtgtgtatgtgtgtatatgtgtgtatgtgtctatgtgtacgtatgtgtgtaaaaggtaaatgtaaaaaggtaaatggttggaatttatatagcgcctttatccaaagcgctggtgtgtgtgtgtatgtgtgtgtgtctgtgtgtgtgtgtgtgtgtgtgtgtgtgtgtgtgtgtgtgtgtaaacagcagcaaacaGCAGCAAAGAGAGTactattcttgtaatttatgtTCCATTGGTTACTGGGGTTTGGGGGCAGGCTgctaatgtttttgtttcctgtttgtTACTGCTTACCATGTGAAAGCAGCCTAGTGAGCACAATCTGAGGTccgatgggggtggggggggtttgcagAATGTTGGGGCGGCAGGTATCTCTGTGGTTTGGTCTGACTCTCGGGCCattgactcaaaacaaaacTCATGTGCTCTGCCTTTGTGGTCCACAGCATGCCCCCCTTTGATATgttacctgctctctctctctctctctctctctccctctctctctctttcgctctctctctcacttgctcactctctttctcttttgctctctctctcacactcctcactTTCTCATTCTTGTTTCCTGCAGTACTTCAGGGAGTCAAAGCTTTGTTTGTGCTTTTGAAATAATCACTGACTACATGCagtttttctattattattattattattattattattattattattattattattattgcggTGTCCACAAGCAGTCTTCGGCCATTAGGTTGATAATTACCCAGCTCAAACCACAATTTGACGTGTTTCTCTCAAACCATAATTTGACTTGAAAAGACTTTTTGCGTAGAACATTTTACAGAGGTAcacattttggagcatttttggTAAACCATGGTAAGGTTAGCATCCAAACACTCCTacaaaccaaacacatttcctACATCCTGATTGACCTGGAGATGAAGCGCTGGGTGTGGTCACAATCACGTGATGGCCAGCCGAAATGAAGTCATAAATACAACAATCCCGGAACTTTGAAAGAACAGCCACAACAAACAAACCCTCAAACAAAACATCATCCATTTGGAGAAAAAGTCGCCCAGTACAAGGCCCTTTCTTAAACACTACGAACATCAGCTGTGCCTACTGACCGTTATCGCTACCGCTGCATTTCCCTTATGTCGCAATTCACTCAAAATGTAGGACATTTATTGTAACGGGATAAGCCCCTTGAGAGGTATCCTCTTGTTTTCGAGGGGTCGCATTAATCATTGTACTAACTACAGAATGTAATAGATCGACAAAAGAGGCTAccaattatgttattattattcttttttatgtcTGATGCATTTTCGTCATCATCGTTATTTGAGCTtggtattctttttttatcgTCCATCCATAGATACTGtgtgctttttaaatatttatttcagcgacatctcaaaaatgttaaaaaaagccGGGCAATAGAGCGACATTGTTAACGGTTGGCAGAGACGGCATGCTGCCAGTGTTCAgtcaatgcaaataaaatggacTGAGCTcacaaaattatttgttttacaccAAAGTGAATTATCCCTTCAAGGCTCAATGAAGGCAATGGATATCAGCTGGCATAATTCCAATGAGCTGCATCTCCCAGCCTGCCTGTGAGTGGGGCCACCGGTGTGGTCCATGGCCTTCCTTCACCCCCAGGATGCTGGGATGCATGGGTACTGATGGGACAGCACACCACAATCTACAGAGCTAAAATGTTCAATCAAATGGGCAGTTTAACGACAGTTCATCCATGTCATTTTTAGTCTACTTTGCCATTTGCTTTAAATACAATCACCATTGATTGATGATCATTGACTTGAGACAGGGCCCATTTCGATAAAAGAGGAAGTTCCCTTAATGGGGTAATTGTGATGTCATCGAGTGTCAGAACCTCAGGGCTTTGATGTTGACACAGGTGCTTTGTCATGGGCAAACTGCATTATGGGTAGAATTGCTGAAGTTATTTCTGGTTTATTGCTTATGCTATGTTCGGAAAATGTTTCCCTTTTGaattgtgaactgtgtaattagaatgttcttaactgaacagtcAATTTCACAGGGACTAGGCTGACATAAAGAACACTGGAGTTTGGGAAAACGCCAGTCTCCCTGTTCATTAAACACTGTGTTGCTCTGAGCTCTGTCTGCTCCAATATTTCTTATTTCAGCCAACTCAGACAATTTGAAAACTGGGTAACATGCAGTCTCCTTTTGTAACTCCTCTTGTACTTCCTGGTAACACTTCTATTACTCCCTGGTAACTCCTCTAGTACTAACTGGTAACACCTCTAGTCCACTCTGGAAACTCCTCTAGTCTTCTCTGGTAACTCCTATAGTACTCCCTGGAAAATCATCTAGTACTCAATGGTAACTCCACTAGTCCTCTCTGGTAACTCTACCAGTATATGTAACTCATGAAATAATATGTGATCTTTTTGTTTGTATAATTGGCTCAGAAATATGGGCCTCtaataatgcaataaaatatgACTTGCTGTTACACAAAGTAGGTCTTCTGGGTTCAACATCCTgtccaagaacatttttgtcGTCAGCTATAAACCTTGTGTCAGAATCTAAATTTGATGGTGAAAAATCTGGGTCAAGGCAAAAGGTTACGGCAATACACATGTGCAAGTTTCACCCAATCAGGGGCTTGCATTTAGCTTAGGCCAAGACCTATTTACTGAATCTGTGGGTTTTGGCAGGATGTGCGCTCATAATTCCTCTGAACTTATACGTCATTTCAAAAAGAGCACAAAGTTATGCTGTGAGCAAGGCCACGAGTGTAGTAAATAAAGGCACTATAAATGTAGGAACGATTTGTAGAAATATATTGGGTACTGCACTTATTTATTTCAGCGGAATTTATTTAAGGGGttgcactgccacctcacagcaaggaggtcctgggttcgaatcccggttggctggggcctctctgtgtggagtttgcatgttctccccgtgtttgcgtgggtttcctccgggtactccggtttcccccctcagtccaaagacatgcaggtctagctgattggagagtctaaattgcctgtgggtatgagtgtgtgagtgaatggtatgtgtgccctgcgatggactggcgacctgtcctgggtgtattcctgcctttcgcccagtgtattaggctccagtgaccctgttcaggataagcaggttaagatgatggatggatggaatttatTCATGGTAGATAAATTGGTTTATCCAAATATCCAATATTCTGTGGGAATTCTATATTCTCCGGTCCATCTACAGGCTGTGCTGACTCCTACTGTCCCATTACACAGCAGGAAAATTCAGTGCCATTGATACATTTGTAGgggtgcattgctccaggggaagattgtctcctgcttagtctaataaactgtccatccctctggataagagcatctgccaaatgccaataatgtaatgtaatgtaatgcaatgtaataaacCCTGCAGGACCAGGGGAAGCTTCAGCACCCTGCTCATCAAGCCGAGACAGCTGTATGAGGGACTAttgctgaaccaggctgaagcCAATTTAGATAACTGGCTGGCTCCCTGCCAGAGAGGACGTTCTTGGTTTCAGAACTCACAAACCTGTCTGCTTGCCTCGCCCTTACAGAAACTCATGGTCAGGACAGCACCCTGACATGGCTTCCAccactctcctctcactctcttcacACAGTCTctgcacattattttttttttcctcccagaAGTCTCATCTGTGTCAGACCGCTGTAGTcctgtccacacacacgcacacacacacatacgcacacgcgcacccacacacacacacacacacacacacacacacacacacaggcacatacggAACTGCAGGTGGTGCCCTCTTTTATGTAAAAGGCTAAACCAACATCCACACTCATTATCTTCATAATCTTATAAATTAATCAATTTTGTGTATTAAATCTATTAAAGTTTTGATGGTGCATATTCATTAAGAAGTAAGGAGGTCAATCTGTCATCTTCCAGGTTACTTTACTTGAATGAATCCCGGCCCCCTGAAGTTTTATGATAAGTTGGTACACAAATGATCCTGTGGAATATGAAAGCAGGGGTTACATATCAGTAGGGACTGAGGTGAAGTTTCCATTGCCTAATCATTCTCAATGGAATCTATTTAAAACTTTAGGAGGTTCAGATGATTGCAATATATGAGTAACAACTGTATAGACATAACACATTGAAGTGAAGTGGGAATGATTCCAAGTATAAgggttttcttttgttctttgggTGTTGAGTTATTGATATTTGCCCCAAATACTTTGCTTgtttgaacagccaatcaaatctgCTGCTGACAACTTACCTCCTACTGTTCTGAGAATCACTGGAAACTATTACGTCAAGTCCTCCGTCTCTGTACAGCTAGATTTTCAGGGGCATAGGGAGAGGACGGTCTCAAGAAGAGAATACAGACACAATGATGGCACCACTCTGTGCccttcttgtgtttttcagcaaactgtgTAAGTGTATAAGTGTTCTTAACTTATTTATACagcaattaatgtttttttctcccattgTCAGTGAATTTGAAATATAGCTTTCTGTTGGATTCCAGGTGGTCTGCTTGGGCAGAGTGTAGTTCAGCCTAACGCACTGGTGACAGCTCAGCTTGGAGACACCGTGACTCTCCCGTGTTTCTATCCTGACGGTGAAGTGAAATATGTCGGCTGGTTAAAGCAACCGcttggacagaagcctcagcTTGTAGCAATGATATTGAACTATCAATCAGAGGCTGAatttttcaatcattttaaaaacagcacacacctgagtgCTAAGACAGCGAAGGGGATCTTTAACCTGACTGTCTTGCAAGCAGAGAAGTCGGATTCAGCCACATACTACTGCACTTTTACATTCTTCAGAGAGATCATCTATGGAGATGGAACTACTTTGATTGTGACGggtaaatatgaaatgtagTTCATGagttacatttgttttttcatgtaCAAGTTTTCAACAATTTACTTTCACACTGACACATTACCAGTGGAATCATATAGAACTGATGCATATGTATATAGACATCTATGAAATCTCCtgatcaatattttattataaataactttaaattccttttaaatttaaattaccctaagaaaggaaatattttttggggTGTCATTCAAACTCTGCTTTGTGTGTCCTTGGGTTGTGTAAGTGTTAAGAAATtgagatatacagtattatGGTATTATGGTTTGTTACTACTTATACTGTGTGTTAAGCCAAACATGTTAATTTGCATAATTCATTTTCTAAAGTCATTGATTATtggttatttttacattacattacatttatggcatttagcagatgctcttatccattaACCAGGGATAAGCGCGCTGAatgaccctagagggaagtacaatttcaactgctacctgtacaacaaggataaggaccagggcctatttgattttctcttttgtttatttatttattaatttattttttaaaacaaacaaaacaaagcaaaagtgacctaACTTAACTAGCctaacactgcttacctagccaaactaaaaattccgatacacaaaaaaataaatcacagaaagacaacaattaaggttcacagggaggtagggagagacggggagaggtgctgcttgaagaggtgcatcttcagtttgcgcttgaaggtggggagagattctacagttctgacctcaacggggagtttgttcgtatttgggaaggttgaagaccagacaagctgctgcattctggataagttggaggggtctgatggcagacgctgggaggccagccaagagggaattgcagtagtccaggcgggacagaaccatcgcttggaccaggagttTGGGCGAGTAGGGGGTGATAAGGGGCAGATTCTTCGTATGTTGTAtcggaagaacctgcatgaccgggtcaccgccgcaatgttctcggagagggacagtctgctgtccatcaccacgccgaggttccttgcactgggcgATGGCATCAGTGAGGTATCCCCtcgggaaatggagagatccagatggggagaggtattagcagggatgaatatcatttcagtcttacctgggttgaactttagatggtggttgtccatccagctctggatgtcactcaggcaagcagagatacgggctgaaacctgtgtatcagatgatgatagatatttacattactatcaccttcctgtcagcttcaaccagtctggcccttctcctctgacttcactcataaaaaacacatttctgccagcagaactgctactcagtggaagttttttgtttttcacaccattctctacaaattATAGAGACATGCGTGAAGATCCcaagagatactcaaaccaccctgtctggcaccaacaatcattgcacgGGCAGAGTCACTCAGATCAAATTTCTttcccatttggtctgaaaaagaactgaacctcttgaccacatctgcatacttttatgcatttagtatgattggctgattaaatatttgcatttacaatctggggtacaggtctacctaattaagCGGAAACTGAATGTATAATGATAGAATCCAAGCACATATCTATTCATAATTTTAAttatgaaacatatttcttcagggccagagtcccagagcaggacagtagtgctgcagcagcccgagtctgagtcagtgcagccaggagactctgtgactctgcagtgtacagtacacactgagacctgtgcaggagaacacagtgtgcactggttcagaccgggctcaggagagtcccctccaggaatcattcacacccatggacacaggagtgatgagtgccagaggagctctgggactgtgtctcccacacagagctgtgtctacaacttccccaagaggaTCCTCAGCCactctgatgctgggacttactactgtgctgtggccacctgtggggagatcctgtttgggaacgGGACCAAGCTGGATTTTAAGGGTAGGAACAAAACAGGCACAATACATTTTGCTTTTAAAAGACATTGAAGACAAAGGAGTTATTGTGCATCTACTGTACATTACAATGTTCACTTACggacattctaatcacgtatttGTGATCTCCAATCTTGAAAGGTTAATGAAGAATTCTAAAATAGAATTTTGCTTCTAAAGTTTCAGGAAATGAAGCGTTCCTTTATTGCTTGGCGGGAGCTTTGGCGTTGAGTGTGATCCTACATATTGTCCTCGCTCTGAGAAGGAGAAAAAGCAATGTGAACTCCAAAGGTAAGAGACAAATTATCAATGTGTGGTATATGTCATGggaattacaaaaaaattacCTAAAATCGCTTTTGAGCAAAAGGCACTAAAAGAGAGTGCAGAGTAAGCAGAATTTTCTGCCATCCAAAGAACTTAACATATTTTGCAACAGATGTTTTCTCCATTGAAGCTGAGCCCTATTCCCTGGCGATTATACTATAATGTTAGTATATGTTCTCCCTACAAGTATTGTACTCATTGGGGCAACAATGTGATGATTATGATGTAATACATGAAAAACTACCACTACCACCACtgctatgaataataataataataataataataataataataataataataataataataacaacaacaataataatacaagtaataataataattatgaaaagaagaagaacatcTTTCTTATTTGATTATATACTCTTACACTGCATGCATCAGACAACCTGCAGTggtttacatttgtatttcactCAAACAGGGGCTGTATCAAACAATCCACTGTTTAAAGAAGACTTGTCcagcaaaaaggtacaaatattACGTTTTTAAGAATCCAAGCCAATTTCTGTGTTGAATTTCCTGGTAAAATGATCATCGGAATGAGGACTAGCCGTATGTGTTGTCTCATGCGTTTCCttttagcatcaagatgaagtgatgaattacgctgctttgactttcaccaccaagaaacccaaagtgaggaggaagaagagggaggaagagagagaaactgttTATTCAGATATGAGTTTTAAAGACCACGACTGAAGCTTTCCATAAGATTTCATCTTCGTCACAGGAATGATCATAATTCATTGAACATTTCTCACTGGCATTGGTGAGCATTGTAATATGTAactgacatactgtatggaACTAAGAGCCTCTTGGATCAGTACTTGTACTTAAATTTAAgcagtttttttaataaacaaagtAAAACTTTCAAAAGATGTGGTGCGCTTGTACCCTTGACAAGGCTCTTCATCTGAATGACTTCAGTGTATACTTAGCTATCTAATATGAAACTGTCCCTCGGGGTAAAATACCCACCCTGCCAAACGCCTTTAATGTGATGTTAAACAGAGATGGAAAAGTGAAACATTAGAACTACAAAACAAGGTCAGACTGCAAATGTGTCATCAGTGATTCACTGATTAGAAAGGATCATAGTGTTTTGGAATGTAGTTTTTGAGGTTTGGAAAGAGTCggtgataaaaatacattctgttCTAGAGCCATTTATTTTAGGGTTAATAGGCCTAGTTTCTGCTGGGGACAGTAGTGTCATTTCCCAACTCTTTATGAAAGGTCAAATTCTGCCCTGACCTCTTTTTATATAAAATCATAGACATCGCATACAGCGGTGGTCAAAAGTTGTGCCACCCTGCTCCAATTTCATGTCTTGTTGATTTTATGAGTGAAAAGAAGTCTCATTCTTGCGTAAATACTACACCAAGTCACCCAGCAGAGGATAGCccggttcctcctgagatttgtCTAGCTACTGTTTGGGTGTTTTTCTTCCTACTGGGGGGTTCAGATCAGGGTTTTGacaaattttattttctgttttccatGGTAAAGCATCATTGTGACAATGTCTCTGTAAATATGCtctataaaaatacatatctCTGTTGCTGTAATGCACAATTGCTTTTCATGTGGAATATTTTGTTAATGCTTGTATGCTTTGCCAATCCCAGAGTCAGgatatttaaatatgaaactTTCCTTTCACAATCCGTcttactgtattgtattgtatatgttttaaatggtaaatatctGAATTTATatggcgcttttatccaaagcgttttACAATTGATGTCGCTCATTCACTAATGGTGATAGACTGCCATGAAATGTGTCTATCAACTCGTcaggttaggtgtcctgctctgCTCTTCGACACACCGAGGGCAAGGGATTGAACCGATAACCCTCCAACTGTCCTTTGACTGTTACAGTACATGTGGAAGATTACTAGTATAACACTGCTGTAGTAGCCATCACACATAAATAAGATGGTAAACATTCAATTGCATGTTATTTTAGCATTAATATATTTCTACATGTTTTTCAAGCGTACTCTTGATTGAATTTGATACATTACATAACAGCTTC encodes:
- the LOC133123217 gene encoding uncharacterized protein LOC133123217 codes for the protein MILNYQSEAEFFNHFKNSTHLSAKTAKGIFNLTVLQAEKSDSATYYCTFTFFREIIYGDGTTLIVTGESPPGIIHTHGHRSDECQRSSGTVSPTQSCVYNFPKRILSHSDAGTYYCAVATCGEILFGNGTKLDFKVSGNEAFLYCLAGALALSVILHIVLALRRRKSNVNSKGAVSNNPLFKEDLSSKKHQDEVMNYAALTFTTNTYTHLHTQLLCRALSDQLSRLRKASFAGGCGATGSVKD